A DNA window from Desulfobaculum bizertense DSM 18034 contains the following coding sequences:
- a CDS encoding cell division protein ZapB — MDALSQLEARIDSILAKNRVLDEENRRLRQELDLSKKELETKNQTLRDDLERERVAKQDVLTKIDGLLNKLQAEDE, encoded by the coding sequence ATGGATGCACTGAGCCAGCTAGAAGCCCGAATTGATTCAATTCTTGCCAAGAATCGGGTCCTTGATGAAGAAAATCGAAGACTTCGGCAAGAACTCGACCTCTCAAAAAAAGAGCTCGAAACAAAAAATCAAACCCTCCGGGACGACCTTGAACGTGAACGTGTCGCAAAACAAGACGTTCTCACCAAAATCGACGGTCTGCTGAACAAACTTCAGGCCGAAGACGAATAG
- the glmU gene encoding bifunctional UDP-N-acetylglucosamine diphosphorylase/glucosamine-1-phosphate N-acetyltransferase GlmU, protein MNTTRKTGALVLAAGKGTRMKSSKPKVLHTLLGEPMLWYVHRALEVLSLSSITTVIGHGADQVRRAFAELTDDAFVLQTEQRGTGHALQEAWPALKKQQLDAVLVANGDTPLVPAARLRQLVEESEARNADIAFLTISLDKPGAYGRVIRDENGFAKAIVEAKDFHPEDHGGEVHEINAGIYWLNMERVPPLLGQLNNNNASGEFYITDLVALGVQQGLTVLAVDGGTDPGLLGVNSPAELVRSEELLRAQIVDGLLDSGVLVHNPAAAFIGPKAEIEPGCELFGPLEIYGKSRISGETCVQSHCRIDNSVIGAGSIIKAFTHLENAQVDASCQVGPYTRLRPSAHVCDGAKVGNFVEMKKSTLGKGSKASHLTYLGDAQVGKDVNIGAGTITCNYDGKNKYTTVIGDESFIGSNTSLVAPVEIGAKALVGAGSVITHNVSENSLGITRAKQKELPRRK, encoded by the coding sequence ATGAATACGACACGAAAAACAGGCGCCCTTGTCCTTGCCGCTGGCAAAGGCACCCGCATGAAATCCAGCAAGCCCAAAGTGCTGCACACCCTGCTTGGCGAACCCATGCTCTGGTACGTGCACCGCGCACTTGAGGTTCTCTCTCTCTCCAGCATCACAACAGTCATCGGCCACGGTGCCGATCAGGTCCGCCGCGCCTTTGCCGAGCTGACAGACGATGCCTTTGTGCTCCAGACCGAACAGCGCGGCACAGGCCACGCCCTTCAGGAGGCATGGCCAGCACTGAAAAAGCAGCAGCTCGACGCCGTGCTTGTTGCCAACGGTGACACCCCGCTCGTTCCCGCAGCCCGCCTGCGCCAGCTCGTGGAAGAATCCGAAGCCCGCAATGCGGACATTGCCTTTTTGACGATCAGTCTCGACAAGCCCGGCGCATATGGCCGCGTTATCCGTGATGAAAACGGCTTCGCCAAAGCCATTGTCGAAGCAAAGGACTTTCATCCCGAAGACCACGGCGGCGAAGTTCACGAAATCAACGCAGGCATTTACTGGCTGAACATGGAACGCGTGCCCCCCCTGCTCGGTCAGCTGAACAACAACAACGCCAGTGGTGAATTTTACATCACCGACCTCGTTGCTCTTGGCGTTCAGCAGGGTCTGACAGTCCTCGCCGTGGACGGCGGCACTGACCCCGGTCTTCTCGGCGTTAACAGCCCGGCCGAACTCGTTCGTTCCGAAGAGCTTCTTCGTGCCCAGATTGTGGACGGCCTGCTGGATTCCGGCGTTCTGGTCCACAACCCTGCCGCAGCCTTCATTGGTCCCAAAGCAGAAATCGAACCCGGCTGTGAACTTTTTGGTCCCCTTGAAATTTATGGCAAAAGTCGTATCTCTGGTGAAACCTGCGTGCAGTCCCACTGCCGTATCGACAACAGTGTGATCGGCGCAGGAAGCATCATCAAAGCTTTTACCCATCTTGAAAATGCACAGGTCGATGCATCCTGTCAGGTCGGCCCATATACCCGTCTGCGCCCAAGTGCGCACGTTTGCGACGGTGCAAAGGTCGGCAACTTTGTTGAGATGAAAAAATCAACCCTTGGAAAAGGGTCAAAGGCCAGCCACCTGACGTATCTTGGCGATGCACAGGTTGGTAAAGACGTAAACATCGGTGCAGGAACTATTACCTGCAACTATGACGGCAAGAACAAGTACACTACTGTAATCGGTGATGAATCATTCATCGGCAGCAATACATCACTTGTCGCCCCTGTGGAAATTGGAGCAAAGGCACTTGTCGGCGCAGGTTCAGTGATTACACATAACGTCAGTGAAAACTCACTGGGAATTACCCGCGCAAAACAGAAAGAACTCCCCCGCAGGAAGTAA
- a CDS encoding methylated-DNA--[protein]-cysteine S-methyltransferase — translation MRTRRHEYLAAGPLSLSLDWDNGVLLQLHVDWSNGKHADTTLSDAGQRIQECLEQYVRGERIEWPRVPLALHDKTAFLQKVYTTLRDTVHYGETISYGELAARAGSPKAYRAIGTAMGRNPWPVLVPCHRVLSSSGLGGFSAGLDIKRLLLELEGHAPATDRRFR, via the coding sequence ATGAGAACCAGACGACACGAATATCTTGCAGCAGGTCCACTCTCCCTGAGTCTGGACTGGGACAACGGCGTTCTTTTGCAGCTGCACGTTGACTGGAGCAACGGCAAACATGCCGACACCACGCTCAGTGATGCCGGACAGCGGATACAGGAGTGTCTGGAGCAGTACGTCCGGGGAGAACGCATTGAGTGGCCCCGGGTTCCACTGGCCCTGCACGACAAGACAGCTTTTCTGCAAAAGGTCTACACAACGCTGCGGGATACTGTACACTACGGCGAAACCATCAGTTATGGCGAGCTTGCAGCCCGGGCCGGTTCCCCAAAGGCATACCGGGCCATTGGCACCGCAATGGGACGCAACCCGTGGCCTGTCCTTGTGCCCTGTCACCGGGTGCTCTCCTCTTCGGGACTTGGCGGATTCTCTGCGGGACTGGACATCAAGCGACTTCTTCTTGAACTGGAAGGACACGCCCCTGCCACGGACAGACGTTTTCGCTAA
- a CDS encoding TIGR01212 family radical SAM protein (This family includes YhcC from E. coli K-12, an uncharacterized radical SAM protein.), translating into MKRYHSLSTYLHRRFGGRVQKIPLDAGFSCPNRDGTLSRHGCIFCNEQGAGTGLFAQGYSLKQQWERWTTQLGPKYGTNMFLAYLQSYSNTYGPLARLKNTFDQLAGLPGLCGVCIGTRPDCLDQEKIQYLSSLPTQEVWLDLGLQSSHNTTLARINRGHTAEDFARATELASEHGLKVCAHLIMGLPGEGTDEFLESITFVNNLPIAGIKLHNMIVFKDTMLEKMWAKEEMRLPELAEYIEAVVFALEQLRPEIVVHRLGADCNLDELVAPMWALKKRPIMNGVNAMLKDLDSWQGKRLAPNSPMPEWFQTPRPEENRS; encoded by the coding sequence ATGAAACGATACCACAGTCTTTCTACATACCTGCACCGCCGCTTTGGCGGACGAGTCCAAAAGATCCCCCTCGACGCGGGCTTTTCCTGCCCCAATCGAGACGGCACACTCTCCCGCCACGGCTGCATTTTCTGCAATGAGCAGGGAGCCGGAACAGGGCTTTTTGCGCAAGGCTATTCGCTCAAACAGCAATGGGAGCGCTGGACCACGCAACTGGGACCGAAATACGGCACGAATATGTTTTTAGCATATCTGCAATCATATTCAAACACGTATGGCCCACTTGCGCGATTAAAAAATACATTTGACCAGCTTGCAGGGCTGCCGGGACTTTGCGGTGTCTGCATAGGGACGCGTCCAGACTGCCTGGACCAGGAAAAAATTCAATATCTTTCCTCACTTCCAACGCAGGAAGTTTGGCTTGATCTGGGTTTGCAGTCCAGCCACAACACCACACTTGCCCGCATAAACCGCGGGCACACGGCAGAAGATTTTGCCCGTGCCACCGAGCTTGCCAGCGAGCACGGACTCAAAGTCTGCGCTCACCTGATTATGGGACTTCCCGGTGAGGGCACGGATGAGTTTCTTGAAAGTATTACTTTTGTCAATAATCTTCCCATTGCTGGCATAAAACTGCACAACATGATTGTCTTTAAGGACACCATGCTTGAAAAGATGTGGGCAAAGGAAGAAATGCGCCTTCCTGAACTCGCTGAATATATTGAAGCTGTTGTTTTTGCTCTTGAGCAGCTCCGCCCAGAAATCGTTGTGCACCGGCTTGGTGCAGACTGCAATCTGGACGAACTTGTTGCGCCCATGTGGGCACTCAAAAAGCGGCCCATCATGAACGGCGTCAACGCCATGCTCAAGGATCTCGACAGCTGGCAGGGCAAACGTCTTGCCCCAAACAGTCCAATGCCGGAGTGGTTCCAAACGCCCCGGCCCGAGGAAAACAGGTCATGA
- a CDS encoding rod shape-determining protein, which yields MSRILDSVLGFFSNDLAIDLGTANTCVYVKGQGIVLREPSVVAVKQNNKGGKKVLAVGLEAKMMLGRTPANIVAIRPMKDGVIADFEITEAMLRHFISKVHNSRRLVRPRIIICVPTGITQVEKRAVKESAESAGAREVYLIEEPMAAAIGADLPITEPTSNMVVDIGGGTTEVAVISLSGIVYSKSVRVGGDKMDEAIMQYVKRKYNMLIGESTAENIKIQAGSAYPSSHEVEMSVKGRDLVSGIPQNITITSDEVRKAIAEQVDAIVQACRIALEQTPPELAADIVDRGIVLTGGGALLKGLDQLLREETSLPITVVDDPLSTVVLGSGRALDNLDVLKEVTID from the coding sequence ATGTCCAGAATCTTGGATTCGGTTCTCGGATTTTTTTCAAATGATTTGGCGATTGACCTTGGCACAGCAAATACCTGTGTCTATGTCAAAGGGCAGGGCATTGTGCTCCGCGAGCCATCAGTTGTTGCTGTAAAGCAGAACAACAAGGGCGGAAAGAAAGTTCTCGCAGTAGGACTTGAGGCAAAAATGATGCTGGGGCGTACCCCTGCAAATATCGTTGCCATTCGCCCCATGAAAGATGGTGTTATTGCCGATTTTGAAATCACCGAGGCCATGCTGCGGCACTTTATTTCAAAAGTCCACAACAGCAGGCGTCTTGTTCGTCCCCGGATTATCATCTGCGTGCCTACGGGCATTACGCAGGTTGAAAAGCGTGCCGTCAAAGAATCTGCCGAAAGCGCAGGCGCACGTGAAGTTTATCTGATTGAGGAGCCTATGGCTGCTGCAATCGGCGCGGACCTCCCTATCACAGAACCTACCTCCAACATGGTGGTCGACATCGGTGGCGGTACCACCGAGGTCGCTGTCATCTCTCTTTCTGGCATTGTCTACTCCAAGTCTGTCCGCGTTGGCGGCGACAAGATGGACGAAGCCATTATGCAGTATGTGAAGCGCAAGTATAACATGCTGATTGGTGAAAGCACCGCAGAAAATATCAAGATTCAGGCCGGAAGCGCATACCCGTCTTCGCACGAAGTGGAAATGTCCGTGAAGGGCCGCGATCTTGTTTCTGGTATCCCCCAGAATATTACCATTACTTCCGATGAAGTCCGCAAGGCAATCGCGGAGCAGGTTGACGCTATTGTTCAGGCCTGCCGTATTGCTCTGGAACAGACTCCGCCTGAGCTGGCTGCTGATATCGTTGACCGCGGCATTGTGCTGACGGGCGGCGGTGCGCTGCTCAAGGGACTGGACCAGCTCTTGCGTGAAGAGACAAGTCTGCCAATCACCGTTGTGGACGACCCGCTGTCTACAGTTGTTCTTGGCTCGGGCCGGGCGCTGGACAATCTGGACGTCCTCAAGGAGGTAACGATCGATTAA
- the mreC gene encoding rod shape-determining protein MreC, which produces MDSCVRLWDDYVYLVDVRQENKALQDTVAQLKEELAKSREEAAEAPRLRRLMAFGQAVEWSRLGVRVIAHHLGPGAVLDTLMVDRGRTSLVKQNDPLVTADGVIGRVLRTAPTVATVLLLTDINSKIPVIGSSSRISGVLCGRGDNSTLELRYIPQNAPLRAGETLVTSGLAGIFPKGLPVAQVQTVERSDISLFLNVRALPLVDLRNVEEGLILHRLLPEPVLEDDSILPEDQKETGSADPKKPQKKSGAKKKAPAAG; this is translated from the coding sequence GTGGACTCCTGTGTGCGGCTTTGGGACGATTACGTCTATCTTGTCGATGTTCGGCAGGAGAACAAAGCCTTGCAGGATACTGTGGCCCAGCTCAAAGAAGAGCTCGCCAAAAGCCGAGAAGAAGCCGCTGAGGCTCCCCGCCTCAGACGGCTGATGGCTTTTGGTCAGGCTGTGGAGTGGTCCCGGCTCGGTGTGCGGGTCATCGCACACCATCTTGGTCCCGGTGCCGTGCTGGATACCCTCATGGTTGACCGTGGACGCACGTCTCTCGTCAAGCAGAACGATCCGCTGGTGACAGCGGACGGTGTCATTGGTCGCGTGCTGCGTACAGCGCCGACTGTTGCAACGGTTCTGCTTCTGACCGACATCAATAGTAAAATTCCTGTCATTGGCAGCTCAAGCCGCATTAGCGGCGTTTTGTGTGGCCGTGGCGACAATTCAACGCTGGAACTTCGGTACATTCCTCAAAATGCACCGCTGCGGGCCGGAGAGACGCTTGTGACCTCCGGACTGGCCGGGATATTCCCCAAGGGCCTGCCCGTGGCGCAGGTGCAGACTGTGGAACGCTCGGACATTTCTCTGTTTCTGAATGTTCGCGCCCTGCCGCTGGTGGATCTGCGCAATGTCGAGGAAGGACTCATTCTTCACCGGCTTTTGCCAGAGCCTGTACTGGAAGATGACAGCATTCTTCCTGAGGACCAAAAAGAGACCGGGTCTGCTGACCCCAAAAAGCCGCAAAAGAAGTCAGGAGCCAAGAAAAAAGCTCCGGCTGCGGGCTAG
- the mrdA gene encoding penicillin-binding protein 2 — MTGNYEPEGQAPPKIGLIILQALIWGLFCLFALRFWYLQVHKGEEFAQKARDNQLRQESLHAPRGLIRDRNGELVAVNEPAYALGIVREDVKDMDAMLNQVSTWTGVPREALDKRYAKGRRRVKSFMPMMLVPSLTFEQVALIEANALFWPGLEIMIRPRRFYPQGPLLSHVLGYVAEANEGELEKDSTLALGDHVGKGGLELTMEKRLRGQKGLRQLEVDATGRRLNQRLLDLPKAGEDLTLSIDLGLQKRCTELLEGQAGAVVVMEPFTGEVLSFVSLPSFDANWFVTGLSQKQWVSLRDDPLHPLQNRVVQSAYPPGSIFKLATGAAILSYGIDPKEKVYCPGYYDLGRRRFRCWRHWGHGKENFVEALQHSCDVYFYEMGNRLGIDKMSSFTKACGFGEKTGISLPHERSGLIPTREWKRKRFGRGWQGGENLNFAIGQGYTLVTPLQAARFVCSLLNGGDILVPQLTKGTGPEMVRHLPLTKEERELLVEAMVKTVNNGTARRLKRRDAVMGGKTGTAQVVSLKLKKGNKRRKLEEMPYEERDHAWLVSFGQKDGKSYVAACMVEHGGHGGSAAGPILKGVYDYLFGKKQ; from the coding sequence ATGACCGGCAATTATGAACCAGAAGGGCAGGCGCCTCCAAAAATAGGCCTCATCATTCTTCAGGCACTGATCTGGGGACTGTTTTGCCTTTTTGCCCTGCGCTTTTGGTATCTCCAGGTCCACAAGGGCGAAGAGTTCGCGCAAAAGGCGCGTGACAACCAGCTTCGGCAGGAATCTCTTCATGCGCCGCGTGGGCTTATTCGTGACCGGAACGGTGAGCTGGTCGCAGTCAACGAACCTGCATATGCCCTCGGGATTGTCCGTGAAGACGTGAAAGACATGGATGCCATGCTCAATCAGGTGTCCACGTGGACAGGTGTCCCGCGCGAGGCGCTGGACAAGCGCTATGCAAAGGGCCGTCGACGTGTGAAGTCTTTCATGCCGATGATGCTGGTCCCAAGCCTGACCTTTGAACAGGTTGCCCTGATTGAGGCCAATGCCCTGTTCTGGCCCGGGCTTGAGATCATGATTCGCCCCCGCCGTTTTTACCCTCAGGGACCGTTGCTTTCCCATGTTCTTGGCTACGTGGCCGAAGCCAACGAAGGCGAGCTTGAAAAAGATTCGACGCTGGCCCTTGGCGACCATGTGGGCAAGGGCGGGCTTGAGCTGACAATGGAAAAGCGCTTGCGTGGGCAAAAGGGCCTGCGGCAGCTTGAAGTTGATGCAACAGGGCGCCGTCTGAACCAGCGGCTTCTGGATTTGCCCAAGGCGGGTGAAGACCTGACGCTGTCCATTGATTTAGGCTTGCAGAAGCGCTGTACGGAGCTGTTGGAAGGGCAGGCTGGTGCCGTTGTCGTCATGGAGCCGTTTACAGGTGAAGTGCTGTCCTTTGTGAGTCTGCCGAGTTTTGATGCCAACTGGTTCGTGACAGGACTCTCGCAAAAACAGTGGGTCAGTCTGCGGGATGACCCTTTGCATCCCCTTCAGAACCGCGTTGTCCAGAGCGCATATCCTCCGGGGTCCATTTTTAAGCTGGCCACAGGTGCAGCGATTTTGTCCTATGGGATTGATCCCAAGGAGAAAGTCTACTGCCCAGGCTACTATGATCTGGGGCGCCGCCGTTTTCGCTGCTGGCGACACTGGGGACATGGGAAGGAAAACTTTGTCGAGGCGCTTCAGCATTCCTGCGACGTGTATTTTTACGAAATGGGAAACCGTCTTGGCATCGACAAGATGAGTTCGTTTACCAAGGCCTGCGGCTTTGGTGAAAAGACCGGGATTTCTCTGCCTCATGAACGCTCTGGACTTATCCCGACACGGGAGTGGAAGCGCAAGCGCTTTGGACGGGGCTGGCAGGGCGGTGAGAACCTGAACTTTGCCATTGGGCAGGGGTACACGCTGGTGACGCCGTTGCAGGCTGCACGCTTTGTGTGTTCGCTTTTGAATGGTGGTGACATCCTGGTGCCACAGCTCACCAAGGGCACTGGCCCGGAAATGGTGCGCCATCTGCCGCTGACCAAGGAGGAGCGAGAGCTGCTCGTTGAGGCAATGGTAAAGACCGTCAATAACGGTACGGCGCGACGTCTGAAACGCCGTGATGCCGTGATGGGCGGCAAGACAGGTACTGCTCAGGTCGTGAGCCTGAAACTCAAAAAGGGCAACAAGCGAAGAAAACTGGAAGAGATGCCCTATGAAGAGCGCGATCACGCGTGGCTTGTGTCCTTTGGCCAAAAGGATGGCAAGTCCTACGTGGCGGCCTGCATGGTTGAGCATGGTGGTCATGGCGGCTCTGCTGCCGGGCCTATTCTGAAAGGTGTCTACGATTATCTCTTTGGAAAAAAACAATGA
- the rodA gene encoding rod shape-determining protein RodA: MTPIDRRLLYHVNWSLLALTLLLFAVGVLNLYSASGFRSEDGLAVYSYFKKQFLWGMMGFGVMLVCMVFDYRHLKTVAWPVFWVTVVLLLCVPIFGKTIYGARRWLDLGFFNLQPSEIAKISMLLVGAKMLSKGQNPLNWLRLFAVVGVGMIPAGLVIIQPDLGSGLSVLLLLGGMILYRGIQKGVFKTLLVSIPVLLPLSWFFLHDYQKQRIMTFINPGSDPLGAGYHIIQSQIAIGSGQLWGKGYLSGTQSQLRFLPEKHTDFAIAVFGEEWGFVGCIILLSLFCLFLYQIYVTAHEAKDRFGSFLAAGVFFYFFWQILINMGMVLGLMPVVGIPLPFISYGGSATVVNLSLIGLVLNVSMRRFVFKRA, from the coding sequence ATGACCCCAATAGACAGACGGCTTTTATATCATGTGAATTGGTCACTTCTTGCCCTTACCCTGTTGCTTTTTGCTGTAGGGGTGCTAAACCTCTATTCCGCAAGCGGTTTTCGGTCTGAAGACGGACTTGCGGTGTACTCCTACTTTAAGAAGCAGTTCCTCTGGGGCATGATGGGCTTTGGCGTGATGCTGGTGTGCATGGTTTTTGACTACAGGCACCTCAAGACCGTCGCGTGGCCAGTGTTTTGGGTGACCGTTGTATTACTGCTTTGTGTTCCTATCTTTGGCAAAACCATTTATGGAGCGCGCCGCTGGCTTGATTTGGGCTTTTTTAACCTCCAGCCAAGTGAAATTGCAAAGATTTCCATGCTGCTTGTTGGCGCGAAAATGCTCTCCAAGGGGCAGAATCCGCTCAACTGGCTTCGGCTTTTTGCTGTTGTAGGTGTGGGTATGATCCCCGCAGGACTGGTAATAATCCAGCCCGACCTTGGCTCTGGCCTTTCTGTACTGTTGTTGCTCGGTGGAATGATTCTGTATCGAGGCATTCAGAAAGGTGTATTCAAGACACTGCTTGTGAGTATTCCTGTTTTGCTTCCGCTTTCATGGTTCTTTTTGCATGATTATCAGAAGCAGAGGATTATGACTTTCATAAATCCGGGAAGTGACCCCCTTGGAGCGGGCTATCACATCATTCAGTCACAGATAGCCATCGGTTCAGGACAGCTCTGGGGAAAGGGCTATCTGAGCGGTACACAGAGTCAGCTTCGCTTCTTGCCGGAGAAGCACACGGACTTTGCAATCGCCGTCTTTGGAGAAGAGTGGGGCTTTGTTGGCTGTATTATTCTCCTTTCCCTTTTTTGTCTCTTCCTGTATCAGATTTATGTGACGGCGCATGAAGCGAAAGACCGTTTTGGGAGCTTCCTTGCCGCCGGTGTTTTCTTTTATTTTTTCTGGCAGATACTCATCAATATGGGCATGGTCCTCGGGCTAATGCCTGTAGTTGGTATCCCCCTTCCGTTTATCAGTTACGGGGGAAGCGCTACAGTCGTTAATTTGAGTCTCATTGGACTTGTTCTTAACGTTTCCATGCGCAGGTTTGTCTTCAAGCGTGCCTAA
- a CDS encoding bactofilin family protein: MARDEINAFLGAGTSYEGRLEFKGSVRIDGAFKGEIESEGTLVIGKEALVEGTISVGQLIVSGRVTGTVTASGKTTLHKTAYLEGQLSSPKLVMEEGAVLEGQIQMGTKKSEQSADVIEFSAGA; the protein is encoded by the coding sequence ATGGCGCGTGATGAAATAAATGCATTTCTTGGTGCCGGGACCTCCTACGAGGGCCGGTTGGAGTTCAAAGGCTCTGTGCGCATAGATGGTGCGTTCAAGGGTGAGATAGAGTCCGAAGGGACTCTTGTCATTGGGAAAGAAGCTCTTGTTGAAGGGACCATCAGTGTTGGTCAGCTCATCGTGAGCGGCCGGGTCACTGGAACGGTCACTGCTTCTGGAAAAACGACCCTGCACAAGACTGCATATCTTGAGGGTCAGCTTTCGTCTCCCAAGCTGGTTATGGAAGAAGGTGCCGTGCTTGAGGGACAGATTCAGATGGGAACCAAAAAGTCTGAACAGTCGGCAGACGTCATCGAGTTCTCTGCCGGAGCATAG
- a CDS encoding ATP synthase F0 subunit B, producing MIDLDITFFIQLVNFVVTLVVLNFLLIRPIREIIKKRNERMEGYVKDAEGFSAAATGKLEKYSAQLDAARHSGVEIRNGLRDEGVKEEQSIVGAATQKAAAQMKTEREAVAAEAKECMVQLKGQVSGLANNVVAKVLG from the coding sequence ATGATCGATCTCGATATCACATTTTTTATTCAGTTAGTGAACTTCGTGGTCACATTGGTCGTGCTTAATTTTCTTCTCATTCGCCCCATTCGGGAGATCATCAAGAAACGCAACGAGAGAATGGAAGGGTATGTTAAGGACGCAGAAGGTTTTTCGGCTGCCGCTACTGGCAAGCTCGAAAAATACTCTGCGCAGCTTGACGCTGCCCGGCATTCTGGCGTTGAGATTCGAAATGGTCTTCGTGATGAAGGCGTTAAAGAAGAGCAGAGCATCGTGGGTGCTGCCACACAAAAAGCTGCGGCCCAGATGAAGACAGAACGCGAAGCCGTGGCAGCTGAAGCCAAGGAGTGCATGGTTCAGCTCAAAGGGCAGGTCAGCGGCTTGGCGAACAATGTTGTCGCGAAGGTGCTTGGCTAG
- the atpF gene encoding F0F1 ATP synthase subunit B: MKGLKRIVPALLLVLAVSSVAYASEAGGAHGLNWKDFLFRVVNFILFAGIIWKFAGSKIVDTLSGRRKNIETQLVDLAERREEAEKQLAEVETSIANIKQEREAIVAEFQAQGEKLKASIIEEANQSAEKILAQAKLSADQERRAAVKQVRAEVAELVVEAAEELLTKKLNAKEQTKLIDDSLKRVVLN, from the coding sequence TTGAAAGGGCTCAAACGAATTGTGCCGGCATTACTGCTCGTGTTAGCGGTATCCTCGGTCGCTTATGCGTCTGAGGCCGGCGGCGCGCACGGACTGAACTGGAAAGATTTTCTGTTTCGTGTCGTCAACTTTATCCTGTTTGCCGGTATTATCTGGAAGTTTGCCGGCAGTAAAATTGTCGACACTCTTAGCGGGCGTCGCAAAAACATTGAGACTCAGCTCGTTGACTTGGCCGAACGTCGCGAAGAGGCCGAGAAACAGCTTGCTGAGGTCGAAACGAGTATTGCCAACATCAAGCAGGAACGAGAGGCCATTGTGGCTGAGTTCCAGGCCCAGGGCGAAAAGCTGAAGGCTTCCATCATTGAGGAAGCCAACCAGAGCGCGGAGAAGATCCTTGCTCAGGCCAAGCTTTCTGCCGACCAGGAGCGCCGTGCCGCTGTGAAGCAGGTGCGCGCTGAGGTTGCCGAGCTTGTCGTTGAGGCTGCGGAAGAGCTCCTTACCAAGAAGCTGAATGCCAAGGAGCAGACCAAGCTGATCGACGATTCATTAAAGAGGGTGGTGCTCAATTGA
- a CDS encoding F0F1 ATP synthase subunit delta produces MIADIIARRYARALFSIGQQKGDAEIKAYGKDLAAFAKVVRETPELLRLFKNPLFTVDEKKAIVEKILSKLNPKPTTRNFLFLLADKERLSVMPEIESYYGVLLDEAQGVVRGELTTAIKLDKAKQTDVRKSLAKQLGKELVLDFETDKTILGGVVLTVGDKVMDASLRAQLHGMKEQIKRGE; encoded by the coding sequence TTGATTGCTGACATCATAGCCCGCAGATATGCCCGGGCGCTGTTTTCCATCGGACAGCAGAAGGGTGATGCGGAAATCAAGGCGTATGGCAAGGACTTGGCTGCTTTCGCTAAAGTAGTGAGAGAGACTCCTGAGTTGCTTCGGCTCTTCAAGAATCCTCTTTTCACTGTGGATGAGAAAAAAGCCATCGTTGAAAAGATTCTCTCTAAACTGAATCCCAAGCCAACCACGAGGAACTTCCTCTTTTTGCTGGCAGACAAAGAACGTCTTTCTGTTATGCCAGAAATTGAATCCTACTACGGAGTTCTGCTGGATGAGGCTCAGGGCGTCGTCCGTGGGGAACTGACCACTGCAATCAAGCTGGACAAAGCCAAACAGACTGACGTTCGAAAGAGCCTGGCCAAGCAATTGGGCAAGGAGCTCGTTCTGGACTTTGAGACAGACAAGACCATCCTCGGTGGTGTTGTTTTGACAGTCGGTGACAAGGTTATGGACGCGAGCTTGCGTGCTCAGCTTCACGGTATGAAAGAACAGATCAAAAGGGGTGAGTAG